In Deltaproteobacteria bacterium, one DNA window encodes the following:
- a CDS encoding phage integrase family protein, protein MAAVLQRHPSRSPPGYAACSGKRHGRYGTDMNGPAGRAPYRPANAGKKYPVELLAPAEVEALIGACSDRRSTGIRNRALIVALYEGGLRVSEVLALLPSNLDRTHRSITPPRRNGNKERSVQLESAAFAVLERWLDRRERLRLETGSLLFCTLEGRPLQSAYVRALLPRLARKAGIAKRVHAHGLRHAHAARLADKQVPLEILQAALGHVSRRTTGQYLRHIAPPHLIVAMRARPRASRESPDS, encoded by the coding sequence ATGGCGGCAGTGTTGCAACGCCATCCGTCGCGGTCGCCGCCCGGGTACGCCGCTTGCAGCGGGAAGCGGCATGGCCGGTACGGGACGGATATGAATGGGCCAGCAGGACGGGCCCCCTATCGGCCCGCGAACGCGGGGAAGAAGTACCCCGTAGAGCTCCTGGCGCCGGCGGAGGTAGAGGCCCTGATCGGCGCGTGTTCGGACCGCCGGTCGACCGGCATCCGTAACCGCGCCTTGATCGTTGCCCTGTACGAGGGCGGGCTGCGGGTGTCGGAGGTCCTCGCCTTGCTACCGAGCAACCTGGATCGGACACACCGATCGATCACCCCGCCAAGAAGAAACGGCAATAAGGAGCGCAGCGTTCAACTGGAGTCGGCCGCCTTCGCGGTGCTCGAACGATGGCTCGATCGGCGAGAGCGTCTGCGCCTCGAGACCGGATCCCTGCTCTTCTGCACACTAGAGGGTCGCCCGCTTCAATCCGCATACGTCCGTGCACTCCTCCCACGTCTTGCGCGTAAGGCCGGCATCGCGAAGCGCGTACACGCGCATGGCCTGCGCCACGCGCATGCGGCTCGACTCGCTGACAAGCAGGTGCCACTCGAGATCCTGCAGGCTGCGCTGGGTCATGTATCCCGCCGGACGACCGGCCAGTATCTGCGCCACATCGCGCCGCCGCATCTCATCGTCGCGATGCGCGCACGGCCTCGGGCGTCGCGGGAAAGCCCCGATTCGTGA
- the lpxK gene encoding tetraacyldisaccharide 4'-kinase, protein MSALSLEGLARHAWLGRTPSARALRMTLVPAAAAYRAAVGLRNHLYDRGWLAARRVPAWVVSVGNLTVGGTGKTPAALWLAERLAARGHRVGIVARGYRKRRPGPVVVGVEGRALVTAEDGGDEAVMLARRFAGPVVTGERRHEAAALACARFALDTIVLDDGFQHRALARDADLVLVADDAAADWCLPAGSLREPPGALRRARAVLAVGDAAASVPPGTVVFRGRLAPVAAVRARDGAFHAEPLDALVGRDVVAVAGIARPERLVETLGRLGARVRDVLRFPDHHAYTAADARRIAAAARAGTLVTTEKDLTKLERFPGLEALVALRVDLEVEDEAALLDLLEPAA, encoded by the coding sequence CCGCCATGCGTGGCTCGGGCGGACGCCGAGCGCACGCGCGCTCCGGATGACGCTCGTCCCAGCGGCGGCGGCCTATCGGGCGGCGGTGGGGCTGCGGAACCACCTCTACGACCGCGGCTGGCTCGCCGCGCGCCGCGTGCCGGCGTGGGTGGTGAGCGTCGGCAACCTCACGGTCGGAGGCACGGGCAAGACGCCCGCGGCCCTCTGGCTCGCCGAGCGTCTGGCGGCGCGTGGTCACCGCGTCGGCATCGTGGCGCGCGGCTACCGCAAGCGGCGTCCCGGCCCGGTCGTCGTGGGCGTGGAGGGTCGGGCGCTCGTCACGGCGGAGGACGGCGGCGACGAGGCGGTGATGCTGGCGCGCCGTTTCGCGGGTCCCGTCGTGACCGGCGAGCGCCGCCACGAGGCGGCCGCGCTCGCCTGCGCGCGCTTCGCCCTCGACACGATCGTGCTCGACGACGGCTTCCAGCATCGAGCCCTCGCCCGTGACGCCGACCTCGTGCTGGTGGCGGACGACGCGGCGGCCGACTGGTGCCTGCCCGCGGGCTCGCTGCGCGAGCCGCCTGGCGCGCTCCGCCGGGCGCGGGCGGTGCTCGCGGTCGGCGACGCCGCGGCCTCCGTCCCGCCGGGAACGGTGGTCTTCCGTGGCCGGCTCGCACCTGTGGCCGCGGTGCGCGCGCGAGACGGCGCCTTCCACGCCGAGCCGCTCGACGCGCTCGTCGGCCGAGACGTCGTGGCGGTGGCCGGCATCGCGCGGCCCGAGCGCTTGGTCGAGACGCTCGGGCGGCTCGGCGCGCGGGTGCGCGACGTGCTCCGCTTCCCGGACCACCATGCCTACACGGCCGCCGACGCGCGGCGGATCGCCGCGGCGGCGCGCGCGGGCACGCTGGTGACGACCGAGAAGGACCTCACGAAGCTCGAGCGCTTTCCCGGCCTCGAGGCACTGGTGGCGCTCCGCGTCGACCTCGAGGTGGAGGACGAGGCGGCGCTCCTCGACCTCCTCGAACCCGCCGCCTGA